The genomic DNA CCAGAGTGCAGTCTCAGACAGGATGGAGAGGAGGGTGTGGTGGAACGGCAGCCAGATGGCTGCAAACGGCCAGCTCCTCCCTCTGTGTTTGAATGGTTTCTGGAACACAACACTCCCCAGCCTCTAAGGCCCTTGACAAGAGCAAATTTTAGTCTGCCTTCTGATGTTCTTTGGTTATGATTCTATCACTGACAGCATGTAGAGTTTAGGCTCAGTGcaattataaaaaatacaatCCCAGGTTCTCCAgttaaaaatcagaatttaatTATGTGGGTAATTTCTATCATTGGCCTGGATGTTTCCTTTTCTATCTCCAGAGGCTGTCTTAGGAGAAAGCTAGTCTCTTACACTTACTCTCTCAGCTGTCTAAGAAATCTATTGTCTCACTTATctagatatctataataataaaagagtaatatgctaattagaccagacagctgaatgaccttccagatgtcattccagatgtccttctggccAAAGCTGctgaggcaggggctgaggcagagacagttaggggtgatccgGCAGGCAGACGAGtgattagggggcgatcaggcaggcaagcagagtggctaggggtgatgaggcaggcaggtgagcagttaggggtgatgaggcaggcaagcagagtggttaggtgtgatcaggcaagcaggtgagcagttaggggcaatcagactggccggcagagtggttaggggtgatcaggcaggcaggcagagtgggttaggggtgatgaggcagacaggcaggcgagcagttaggagccagtggtcccagattgagagagggatgtctgactgctggtttagacctgatcccacagggatcccgttggggtcaggcctaaactggcagttggacatcacctGTGGGATCCCAggttgcgagaaggtgcaggccaggctgaggggaccctccccctttgcacgaatttcgtgcactgggcctctagtcttttataatttcataaatattaataaactagaggcccagtgcacaacattcgtgcacaggggggacggggggtccctcagcctggcctgcaccctttagcagtctgggagcccttggggatatACAAccatggggagagggcctaagccacagatggacatccttagagctgccatggaggcgggagaggctcccatcactacTGCTGTGCTTTCCAGGATCAGCCCGGTttgtggctgagcggtgctccccctgtggcaacgcactgaccaccagcgggcagctcctgtgttgaacgtctgctcctggtggtcagtgcatgtcacagcaaccggttgttccactgtttagtcaatttgcatattagccctttattatataagactagaggactggtgcacaaaaatttgtgcactcggtggggagggggggtccctcagcccagcctgtgccctctcacagtctgggacccctcgggagataacaacctgctggcttaggcctgctcccgggtggcagagggcaggcccaatccctaaatgcagcccctggtcgggctcagagcagggctgattggggagttggggtgccaccccctgtcacactcaaggcagggtcgatggggaggttgcggcaccaccccctgtcatgcacagagcagggccaatcagggggttggggcactgcccctgtcactcacagagcagggcccatcaggggggttggggagctcccccctgtcatgcacagagcagggctgatcagggggttgaggagctcccccctgtcactcacagagtagggccgataggggagttggggcaccgccctgtcacacacagagcagggcggatcagggggttggggcgccacaccctgtcacactcagggcagggccgatggggaggttatggctctaccccgtcacacacagagcagggcccatggggggggggttggggtgccgcaccctgtcacacacacagccgcagggcgatcagggggttggggagctcccccctatcaggcacagagcagggctgatcagggggttgagacaccttcccttgtcacgaacagagcagggcagatagggaggttgtggacccgccccctgtcacacacagagccgcagggcgatcagggggtttgggcgctgccccctgtcacactgatcccggtgccgggaggcctcatggctctgctgatcctggtgctgggaggcatattacccttttactatataggatagaggcatggtgcatgggtgggggccggctggtttgccctgaagggtgtcctggatcagggtgggggtccccactggggtgcctggccagcctgtgtgaggggctgagggctattttcaggctggcgggtgactgaagctcccaactgctcctttttttcttttttctttcttttttattctgggccagctttagctctgaggcttggctccagctcttaggcctccgctgctgaaagcaggtatctggtttgtttgggttctataattgaaacactgtttcaactccagctctgagatcccagctggctgaaagcaggtttctggggttttgtttagcttctatatttgtaacaatgtttcaaactgcaagctcagaggccggcagcggcaggcggggaacgttcgagtcctctgtcactgaagcaagcaagccttatgttcgcttcaagctgcctggcttccggccgccatcttggctggcagttaatttgcatatcgccctgattagccaatgggaagggtagcggatgtacggctaattaccatgtttctcttttattagataggatatctgtgTTAGACATTTCCAGAATGTTCAGGTATCTTATCTCATTGATTCATCAGTGTGACCCCATGACATACATCATGTTACCATCATTTGAAGGCTGAGAAAACAAGAGACAGGAAAGGTTGAACGATTCCTTCAGTAGCATGCAACTAGTAACTGGCTCTTCAATCCTGTTTCTCTGGGCTTTCTCCTGACCCCCTTCCTTCTCCTGTCTTCAGCCCCAGATACTAGGGTTTCCCTGAACCCACAGCACTACTGTTCTTTCTTGGGGAAAAGAGAATGACCTGCTAAAGTGACCCACCTAAATAACACTTTATACATTCTTGAACATCTGTTCTGGTTTGCATCATTCCTAGGAGCCCCAATAGAGCCTGTTGAGAAGTTAATGAGAGGACAGAGGGAATCCTGGAAATGGCCAGAGACCTCTTATAGATGAACTGGCAATAACTCAAGATTAAGGGCACCTCTGCCAGCCCCAGATAAATTTTGGAATTATTCCTACTATCTGAGGCTCCTCCAACTTGGTCTTGCTCAGAGTGGTCCTGGAATTGGTTTGGGCTCCATCCTTGTTTGGATTCCTAGCTTGTGATGGGGTTAAAAACTGGACCAACCTCTGTGGGCATGTGGTGATGGGAGGGAGCACATGGTTCCACCTTATGCAGAGATCTAACTCCCTGGTTATCTTGTGATACTCCTTAGCACCTAGCACAATTTAGCACAGAGCAAGtaaacaataaatgtttttttaatttaatcaaaTGGTAACCAATATTTTGTCTCCCCACACCTTCCAGGAAACCTATTCTACAAATGAAATACACTTTACTGAAGTTCCTCCCTTtgtgcctcccttcctccccccctctttttttcttttctttcttacttcCTTCTATACATTTGTGTATATAGACTGCTACCATTTGAGAGTGCCTTCTAGTCTCTGCTGTCCTACACAGAGAAGGGCAGAATATAAACAAATACCGAGCCTCCCCCAAATAATCTCACTTGATCTGTTTTTCATCACTTCTACCCACAATGCATATCAAATGTAAATTATCATTAATTGATTCCACCCCAAATCCAActgtttattctattttatttttcacttcctGCATTAAGAAGCTATTATCCATAGTCCTCCACTCCCATCCCTGGGGAGAGGAGAAAACAACCCTGTTGTTTTCTGTGGGTGGCCTGTGAGGGTTCTTGAGCAGATGTTCAGGGAGTTAGATTTCAGCATCTGTACATTAGTGTCTGGATCACTTTGGGAAGCTGTTAGTATTCAATTAGCTACTACTTGAGTACCCACCCACACCACCTctattactttttttcctttctgttcaaTTCTATATTATTTAAATGAACTCTTCTGCTTTCTGAATGTACAATGTCTTAACAGTAATGAGTACCagttacctaataatagacagcaacaatttcaaaattatttagctCATACATATATTGACAATTCTTTTCTCAGTGACTTAAGGACATCAGAAAACCTCAAGAAAATGGTACACAATCTCTTGACCAAGCTCCATATTTTCTTTGAACAAGTTACCCAAAGCTTTTCAAATACAGAATGCAAAAGAGAAGCCTAACAATTTCAGTGTATATCCTTTTTGAAAGGAAACAACATGGAAGTGATGCAAAGTAAGTTCTCCAGCTCATTTAGGAGAAATAGCCCTTTATGGCCAAATGGTGGAGAAATCAAATCACTGGGTTGAAAACAGAACTTGGGATGTGATACTTATATTCAGGGAGTAAATATTTAAGAGTTTAAATTTAGCAACTCGATTGAAAGTgacaatatatttatatgttctaAAATGTATGATTCTAAAGGACAAAAAAGAGGAACTTGTAGGAGAAAAAGAATGGAAATCAACTAAGTGAATTCCAATAACTCAAAGAATTCCCtgggaaggtttttttttttttttgtttttttttagacaaAGAAGTCTAAGAAAATTACTTGTTTcataataacaagaaaaaatgatcttGATCCATGAGAAAGCCGGGAAGTATAGAAAGAAATTAACTTGGCTGGGCCAGGTTCCTTTAAAATGATCTCAGAAGTGGAAGTTCACCAGGTTACCTgtgaaaaggatggaaaaagtggaaataatttgCAGAGAAAATCAGAAAAGCTAAAGCAGGAAATGAAATGCAACTAGCAAAGGACATCAtgagaagtaggaaaaaaatgtattatttaaatacCTAAGCCATAAGTGAGAGATATAGAAAAATATTACCCTtaataagtgaaaaaagaaagctaaaaataTGGGATACTTAAGTGCCAAAgttaaaaaagtttaaattatGAAAGTAATTTCTCACATCAAATCCCTCTACTGTTTAGACATAACCATTTTgtgtatattttgaaaaacactttGATACATTTTCTTCTAGACCTGAGCTATATAATGCTTAAAATATGGTTAGCTCAAATCAAGATCTACTGTGTCAAATATACACTTGGATTTtggagatttaataaaaaaaatcccattgataatttttatattgatttcatcTTGAGATTATTATATTTTGGATAATTGTGTTAAATACAACATATTATTCAATTAATTTCACATAAATTACACAACTGAGCcacattatgtttttattggacATTACCTTTCTACATTTAATTTTCTATGCATAATAATCAGGAAATCTTTGTTAACCAAGAATTATCTAAAGTTAATTAATGAAAATGGGAATCAAAGTTCATAAGTGGTGTTAAATTAACTAAACAAGGAGGCCATGAGACTGAAATGGCTCTAATACCATGGAAGCCTACGAAAGCAAACCAAAATCTAAGCCTGTAAATGCCTCAAGGTTAGCAATCAAAACACTAAGGACAGCTAATCACAGACAGTCAATTAGGCTTTAAGCTATAGCCAATTAAAtaatttgcttgctttgcttctaTCTATAGAAGTCTTTCCCCTGACTCCTATCCCTGGGGTGCTCCCGACTACTTCAAGTTTGGCGCTGCTTGACTTGAATCAATTGTAGCTCAAATAcactcttaaaaattttaatatgcctcagtttGCCTTTTAACAGTCCTTTAAaagattaattataattttaatcttgataatgtaataaaatacataaataatctTGTTATAAGCCTTTTAAATACAATTTAGGTTATACTTGCAATTATACAgcaattcttagaagaaaatatcaaTCAAAATGATGGGAAAAGGGGTCAGGAGgtactttaaaaatgtagtttaatACTACATCACTTCACACTGGATTACTTTGTAACACAATCATAAAGCAGTCCAATTTTGTAAAAACGTTTGAAGAGTTCATCAATTTCCTCAATAGCCTCTCAGAATACTTTACTAGTCAGATCATTCTCTTTTGTATGGCCCATCTTGTCATCCACATTAACTTTCTCTTCAATTTTTCATTGATCTAACTCTCCAGATCCTTATTTTCTAGAGACCTTGCATGTAATTTGTGCAGCTCTCCAAACTCCCTCTCAACTCATTAAATTTTGCAACTCTTGAGACTTAGATAATAAATATGTGGATAATGAGGACCCCTATGTACATTTCCATAGCTGGGTAACAATATAAAACACATCAATACCCTATATTGCCACTTAATCCTACATCGCAGTTATtttataaaagctttaaaaattctttataaacaTCATTGTAAATGAATGACTATGTGGAAGTCTGTCCATCTCACAGATAAATTATAATTTACACTTTATTGACTCATTCCCTTATTTTGgatgtttatgtgtgtgtatttctatTGTAAACAATGCAACAAATAACATCTCTGAACACAAATTTTTATTACATTCCTGTTTGGTTTCTGATAGATACCTAGAAGTATAATTACAATGTAAAAAATTATGGACAATTTTTTGTTTAACCTGCCAAATAGTTTTCTCTGAATATTAGTAGTAATTTATACTCTTACCAGCAGCATATGAGTGTTCATAGAATCATACTCTTGCCAACATTACTACCAAGAAAAATATGTTAAGCTAACAGTGAATAATAAGTATTCAATGTTTTCTATGTGACAATTACTCTTTCAGATACTTTATAAATGTACTCTAATTTAATTTCCCACTAACCCTATACATACAAAGTTTTTATCCATTTATAGATATCTGAGGCTTTGAGAATTAACCGATGTGTTCTAAACCAAGACTTTCTAGCTCTAAAGCCCAGGCTATTGTAATGTGTAAGTGGCAAGTATCAAGGTTGCTGAGCACATGGAGAGCCATTATAAGTTAGGATGATCAGGATATTTCTGGTTTCCAGAAAACAATGTATTTAAATGATCCCTCCAATGGTGGGTAGTCATGAGGTAGAGAGGAATAATAGATGGTAATTAAAGCAGAGATGAGGGAGGTGAACAAAAGCACAGAGTCAGGAAAGCCCAGAGTCAAAAAGTAGACCAGTTGGCTGTAATGTACAAGTTTTGTAAGCTGGTCTTGGGAAGTAGGACTAGATAGGTTGGAAGATTATCTTATGAAAACTCTTGTGATGACATGCAGCACAGACTGGAGTAGGGCAATCCAGGATCTCAAGCAGGAGACCATTGCTGTGTTAAAGTGACTAGTAGTAAATTCTTCATTTGTTCCCAATCAATCTTAGGATGGAGTCCAACCAAATAACTTACCCTGGTTGACCAGGCTTGACAtgtctttcccttctttcttctctagCCTCATTTACCCCTTGCCCTCTCAGCTCCAGCCTCACTGAGTTCTCAGTTTCTTGAACTTACTATGTTCCTTCTAATGCAGGAGTCTTTGAATAAATTATTCTGTCAGTAACTTTCTTTCTTCTGTCAGCATGCCATGTCCATTTTTCTAGTCAACTTCTACTCATACTTATTGTTTCAACCCGAAGTGTGTTCTTTTTCGGAATACTCATTTCAATTTGTAGTTATACTAGTATACTCATTAGTATTATCTTGTGCACcttatatactttataaagtccATTGCTGGAAGACAGGCAGTCTGAATTTGTTTTTGCTTACCTAGCTCTAACACAAAGCCTAGTGCAGAATAGGCACTCAATacacatttgttaaatgaatgattaaaagaataaattatctGAACTCGTGAGCATTAAGTCAATAGGGATAAAATGAGTAAGAAGGAAAGGAGATTgaaaaggttttatttatttatttatttatttatttatttatttatttatttatttaacatttctctGAACCCTTTAATAACGTAGAAGCCATTTTTAGATCACGGCTGCACTAACGCCCCCGGGGAATTTGCCCTTGGCCCACCTGCCGACCTGCACTGCCATGACTCCTCGAGTGGCAGTTTCTGGTACAGGGACTCCAGCGTCCTGGGGTTTGGGTGAGAATAGCTGGTAAACAGCAAATGTCACTTGAGGCCGTGACGGCCCAAGTCCTAGAGCAGGAGCGTCTCTGAAACCCCAGAATATTGTGGAGCTTTTCGGTGTTAGCCGCGTAGCTTCCTCGGGAGAGTCCCAGACGCTGGCGAGGAGGCCTGGGGAGTGTGAGTGGAGCTGGGACCCTGTCTcgcagccccagtgaggtcacGGAGGTCCTGCGTCTGGCTGCCGCGAACGAGCTAGGGGTGGTCCCCTTGGTGCAGACGTTCGGGCACATGGAGGTAAGTGGGCCTGACGGGGCGTCGCCTGCACCCAGGTGTGGGGGTCGGGGGCTCATCGGCTGGAAGCAGCGGGCGCTGCAGGGACAGGCTCTCAGAAGCCCCTGTGGACAGGTGTGCCCGGCTGAGGGTCAGACCTGCTGGGCAGGGACCTCCAGCCGCTATCCGAAGTTTGAACCCAGAGGAGGCCTGTCCGGTCCAGGCGTGAGCTTCTCTCCCAGTGTGACCAGCATCCCCCTCACGTCCCCTCCTGAAGTTTGTGCTGAAGCATGAGGCTCTCGCCCACCTCCGAGAAGTGGCGCTTTTCCCCAACACCCTGAACCCGCAGGAGGTGGAGTCGCTGGCACTGGTGGGAGCCATGGTCGATCAGGTGCTGGAGCTGCACCCGGGAGCCCGGTGGCTCCACATCGGCTGCGACGAGGTGGGTGCTGCGTCAGGTCTCTGCCCCCAGGTCCACAGGCTCCCGTGTCGTCATATCAAGGCCACCCCCCACCTCGGGGGAAAAACAGCCCACGCGCCCACACGCCAACGACAGAGAGGGCAGGCGTGGTGGACATCTGCTTCTTCCCCTCGAGCTGCCGTGGAAGGGACCCTCGAGGAGGAGTTCAGGTCTCGGCGAAGAGGCAGGTCGCCCTCCACTGCCGCTGCCTCCCGTGCCTGTGCCCCGGCCCTGGGTGCTCCCGGGCGGGTTGGAGGCCAACGGGCCTGTCTTCCCTCCTCTAGGTCTATTACCTCGGGGAGGGCGAGGCCTCgaggcagtggctgcagcaggagCAGAACACCACGGCCACGCTGTGTCTGTCCCACATGAGGGCCGTGGCCAGCCACGTGCGGGCCCGGCACCCAGCCACGATGCCACTGGTGTGGGACGACATGCTTCGGGACATCCCCGAGGACCAGCTATCAGGTCAGCGGCGCGTCCAGGAGAGGAGGCGCCGGCTGCTGCTGAGCCCCGTCTGCTCAGGGGACTGAGTTCAAATGCAGCGGAGCTTTGCCATCCACAGTCCCGTCAGCCACGGTTTAAATGTCCTCACACGGAAACGCCCTCCCTCTGGAAGGCACCTTAGAGCCTGGCAGGAGGATGGGAGCGCTGGGTCCGACCTGGGGCGGCCATGAGGCCCGGGGCCCTGGCCATCGGGGGGTGGGCGGCTGGGCCACAGGGAGCCCTGCTTCCCGCCCTCTGGCCCTCTGCCCGCTCGgcctccccgccctgccctgcacaGACGCTGGTGAGGTCCTGGCCTGAGGCTTTGGGCAGAGACAGGAGGTTGGTGTGGTCACTcacagctctggccagagccgggACGGTGCCCCGGTGCCCACGTGGAGGCCTACCTTCCGCATGGCTGAGCCAGCACCCACACGTGGCCTCCTGGGTTTGAACTCGGGTTTGTTACAATTAAATCCAATTAGCGCACGTTCCTGTTGCGCCTGGGCCTGGTGCCCCAGGGGAGTGCTGGGccgcggggctgggccggggctCCTGGGGCCGGGCCgtcccagggctggctggctcCTGGCGTGGCATTTCCACCATGAGCAGTGCAGTGTGGAGCGTGTAGAAAAGATGGTGTGTGTCCCCTTTTCATGCAAGCAGTGGGGGCCGGGGCGTTCCGCCGGCTGGGCACTCACAGCCTCTCGCCCGCAGCTTCCAGGGTGCCGCAGCTGGTGGAGCCAGTGCTCTGGGACTACGGGGCGGATCTGGATGTGCAGGGCAAGGGTCAGTACCGAGTCACTGTGGGAGGCCCTGTCACCTGACGCCCAGGGGGACACGGGGCCTCTTTCCTGGCTCATCAGAGCCTGAGCTGCCTCTGCTTCACCACAGTCTCTCCCTGGGGGTGAAAAGGTTTTAGAAAGAACTGACTAGACTTGGTGGTTGACAACATATGGGGATGAGAGAACTAGAGGGATTAGTAATGGTTTTTAAGTCTAGCCCCTAAATGACTAGTAAAGAGAGAAGTTGAATTGCTAACAGAAATGCAGAAGCCAGAGAGATGATGGATTTAATTTTAGTTATATCAAATCACCAAGAAGACCCTGAGGAAGACAACATCTAATAGGCATTTTGGGGTAGGAGTAGtcatatatagagatatagatgttggagacattttcaaaatgaaattaacaagggaaagaaaataaatagaagagcAGAGGCCCCAGGAACTGAATCTTGACAAATGTCTGCATTAAGGACACAGGAAAGAGTTGACAAAGAGGACATGGGAgcaggcagaaaaacagacatatGAGGGTGTGTGCTGCCACAGATACCGTGGAAGAGCGAACTCCACTGAacacaaatgctggagaggaagAATGAGCAGAGAAAACTAGTCATTGATCTTTAGACATTTCCTTGATGACCTTTGGAAGTAAAGTTTCTAGAAAGCATGAGGTGGGGAAAAACACTGTTTTCAGGAAAAGAGACTGCTCGTATAGATAAGAAGTGTGACAAGGGAAAGAACATAAAAATAGGATTGTAAATAGTGAAACAAATGTTAAGGAACATTTTTCAAATGATTAGAAGTCTCCACGTGCTCATAGACAGAGGAAAAAACATCTGTGGAGAGAAGTGGCTGCTGGATAGAGGCGGCCATGCTTACCCAAGGAGGAGGGCTCAGGAAGAAGTGATGAAATAGTTGGCGAGGCTGGTTACCTTGAGTAAAAGAGGATGCTCTTTCTGGAAGGAACAAAGTCTTCTGAGATGGAGAAGGAAGGTCAGGCATTCGTCTTAGTCAGATAGGAGATTATCATTTTTTGTCAAGACTGCTAAAGCTATTGGACTGGGAAGGGAAAACAGTGCTTGAAAGACATGGGGTAATAGTGAATTACTCTAGGTGTCCACATCCCCAATATTCTCTACTTGTACAAGCTCAGACTGGGGAAAAAATGAGTTGTTGCCCTAAAGCAAGTTGTCTGTCTGCCAGGCCAGTAGTGATAAGCCTCTTTAAAATGCTCCAGAAACCATGAGAaccaaaaacagaaagaaaaaaaagaaagaaaaaaaaaaaagaagaagaaaaaaggcagcTTTGGGGGCTGACCTGGACCAGCAGTAGCAGTGCATTCTGGGATGATACTCACAGCTGGCCCTAGCCACAGCTTGCCCTAGCCGTGGCCCCTCTGAGGACTGTGGAAAGAGGCTCTTTCCTGTGTACACAGGTGGAGAACACCACATTTCTAATCTCTAGCCCTGCCTctggcccagcccagctgccAACACCCTTCCTTTGGGCTGTGAACTCTACAACATGGTCAAGCATAGGGCAGCTTGGAGGCAGTCATGAACATCCCGTACATTTCCTCTCAACAATTCCAAAAGGGCTTTCCCAAAATATGATCTAATTTCATTCTCATGGCACCATGGCATTACTGTCCCCAATTTAAAGATGCCAATCATTAAATGTCTTGAGTGAGGCCATGACACTAATGCATATCTTGGCCTTTTAATTTGAAAACCCCAATTCTTTCAACCACCCACATTTTTTACAATTGTCTGATCCATTTTGGTGTTGAAGAGGTGGGTTCTGGGAATTGGGAGGGAAGAATGGGGGGAAAAGTAGATGACAAACCTGGATGGAAACATACCTGTATTTGCCATGCAGCCTGAGCTTACAGATAGTCAGTCACCTCCTGTGGGTCAGGAAGCCAGTCCCAGTTCTGCTAAAGGAATTGATGGTgcctataaatttaaaatattgtgatgGAAATCAAAGTCTTAGTGAGTTCTTAGAAGCAGTAGAGCAGACAATTCACATGTGTgtgggtgcgtgtgtgtggtgATGTTGGTGATTGGGACACGGACAGGAGGGAGAAATGTCTAAAACTATACTTGTCAATCTTAGACAAACCCCATTACTtgaaacacaaaaaagaaatggcctaTTTCCCCCTCCTGCCGTGGATGCGTGCTGGTCCCCTCCCAGGTGAAGGGCACTGACCAGCTGTATGACCCTGGGCGCGTCGCTTCATCTCTCTGGGCTCGGGTTTCCTTTCCTGGAAGACGATGAGGTTGCTAGGTGATTCCTAAGGTCTGATTAAACTTAGTTTCTGGGAGAATGGAAATCATTGCAGCAGGAAGAGACGTTTATTTGTGTGAACTTCCTGTTCAAGGCCTTTTCTGATTTCCCGCAGGGGCAGTGAAACCATTAATGGATCTATGAACAACATCGTTTTCTCGGAGGTGTGTTTTGCCCTGGTGCTATTTGCAaaactgactgactgactgactaaCCAATTAACCAACTAACTATCCAACTATTCAACTGACTAACTGACTGACACATTCATGTACAGCAGCCAGAGAGCAGGGAAGAAGCCACTGCAAACGTCCtcttctgtgaaaaatcagtgaAGGATGGCTAACATAGGGAGTGGTGCTGGGATTTCCCTCGGGGATCCTGGGTCAGCAGCCTCTGGCACACCCCAGATGTGAACATGATAACTTACAGGGCCAGCAAGTGGTCTTATAGCCAGGCCATTGTGCCTTGGAAGTGAATCACGGGCAAGAATTTTCTCTAAAGCTCGAGTGGCGGGAAGGAAGCCCTGGGATGATTTCTGACACAAACCTGTAACTGCCTGGTGCTCCTCAGCTTGCAGGGCACGGTGACTTTGGTTTCATGTGGCCGTGCCAAGTGTGGAGGGGCCCCTGTGCACTTTCAGTCACGTGCCCTGGTGACTCAGGCCCTTTCTGGTTCATGCTTGTTGGAGTATGGGAACCAGGGAGGAAAGGTGAGAAAAACTTctgagggagctctctgggagGGCCTGGGGTTGAGTAATAGTTTGTCATTATCCGGGTTGCCCTGAACCCTTTTTTATGTGTGCACAGTAAAGTTATCTTACAGCTGCAGAACTGCCATTTTCCGAGGAGGTTTCCAGAGCTCATGTATTCCACCTCCCGTCTCCAACAGGAGTAAGCTAAAACCatctgaggggggaaaaaaaaatctacatttcaCCACTTCCTTTAATGAAATAGTTTGGTATTTAACTCCCTCATTGCCAGAGACATTTTTTGTGCCGTCTAACCTGAGTCCACCCTGCCACATTTCATCACGACTCCTCTTTCTCTGGGAGACAGAATAGGAAATCCATTCCATGACAGTAGGAATG from Myotis daubentonii chromosome 2, mMyoDau2.1, whole genome shotgun sequence includes the following:
- the LOC132227318 gene encoding hexosaminidase D-like — its product is MEFVLKHEALAHLREVALFPNTLNPQEVESLALVGAMVDQVLELHPGARWLHIGCDEVYYLGEGEASRQWLQQEQNTTATLCLSHMRAVASHVRARHPATMPLVWDDMLRDIPEDQLSASRVPQLVEPVLWDYGADLDVQGKGQYRVTVGGPVT